ATCAAAGCATAAAAATCACTCGCAGAATAGCTTTCTTTTTCAATCATAGCCCTAGAATTAAAAAAATATTCCAATAAACTTTGATAATAATAAAGTGCGCCTTTATTGATAAAATTAGCTTTTTGGAAATTTTCTTGTGCTTTTTGATTGGCCTCTTGGATCAAGCTTGCATTATTTTCGAAATTTTCTTGTGCTTTTTGTGTTGAATTAGAATCTAAAAGTTCTATTTTTGGTTTTTGTAAAACATTATAAAAATCACTATACCATGAATTGATCGCAACATTTAAACTTGTTTGCATATACAAGAAAAACAATAGCAAAAAAAGCCCCAAATAAGCCCATAAAGCCCATTTTTTACTTGCAAAAAACGAAGAAAACATACCACCGCCTTAATCTCAAAACGAAAATTCTAATCAATTTTATTTAATCAAGAGTTTATTTTTTACCTAAATAGTCTTTAATATTGTAATCAATAGGCATAACAAAACTAATTTTTTCACCATCTTTCAACATTTCTTTAGGTGGTTTTGGCAATGGAGAAGCTCTTTTAAATAAACTTAAAACTTCATCATTAAGCACTGCATAGGGGCAAGATTTTTTAAGCTCCTTACTTAGGACATTTCCACTTTCATCGATACTCACACGAATTCTTACAACACCTTCTTGCTTTTGCATTATCGCTTCTTGAGGATATTTTTTAAATTTAGCCAAATGAGCCATAAGCAAGGCTTGATAGCTTTTAATTTGTTCTTTAGCATTGCCACTTACTATGGTTTGTGTTTTATCTTCATTGCTTTGTAGTGGGGCACTAAGTGTTTCATTTTTAAATTTTGAATTTTCACTTGCATTAGCTATTTCTTTTTGGGCTTGATTTTCATCTTGCTTTTCTATCTTTTTTTGAGCTTTTAATACAGCATTTTTATCTTGGGAGTTAAGACTCATTTTTTCATCTTGTTTTTTGTTTTTATCTTGAGAATTGCTCTTTTTTTGATCGATTGAAACTTCTTTTAATTCTCCAATAGGAAGCTCTGATACCATCATAATGGAGGTAAATTCCACTCCTTGTTTAAAATCAACTCCGCTTGATTTTTCTTGAGTATAAAAAGAAAAAAGAAAAAACATTAATACCAAAGCATGCAATACCAAACTCGACACAAACCCAAAAATCACACTAGACTTCATACTAATCCACCTTTTTGCTTGAAAGAGCTATTTTTCCATAGCCATTCTCTTTTAATTTTTGCATTACCTGCATAATATCTTCATACTTTACACTTTTATCGATATGAAAATAAATAATTTCTTCTTTATTACCTTTGGTTTTTATATCCAAAGCACTTGAAAGATTTTCTAGGCTTAATTTATCATCATTAATGGCCAAAGTATTATCGGTATTTAAATAAAGTATGATGGGATTTTTAAGCTTATCCTCTGCTTGCTGTGAACTCTTAGGTAGTTCTATCTTGATAGAACTTGTGATAAGAGGAGTAACAGCCATAAAAACGATCAATAATACAAGCATAATATCTATAAAAGGAGTTATATTAATCTCACTTAACTCCTCTTCTTTGTGAGCTATTTCAGTTTTTATCATTAAAATAACTCCTATGAAAAAGTATATAGACAAAATTCGCAAGCTCATCTAAATGGTGCATAAGTTTTAAATTTTTTCTTGTAAGATAATTATAAAAAAGCACCGCAGGAATAGCAGCTACCAAGCCAAAAGCTGTAGCAAACAAGGCTTCAGCTATACCAGGTGCAACAACTGCTAAAGAAGCATTGCCAAGATTTGCTATACCTATAAATGCATTCATAATCCCCCAAACTGTTCCAAAAAGCCCTATAAAAGGTGCACTAGCACCTATACTCGCAAGCAAGCTCAAGCCATTTTTGCTTGCTGTGATTTGTTTTGAGATGGTATTTTGCAAGCGCAATTCTATACGCTCTTTTATATGATCATTTTTATATTCACTTTTTTCAAGCTCATCTTGAATTTCTAAAGATAAAACACCTGCAAAACCTTTTGTCTGATCTAATTCATTGAGATTTTTTAATTCTTTTATCTTGTGTATAGAGAAGTCTAAATTTTTCTTCATAAAATAAAATTGCATAAGCTTAGAAATAAAAACTGCCCACGCTAAAACAGAAAATAAAACCAATATATAAATAACGCCTTTTACCACCTCATCAGCATTTTGATAAAGACTAGAAAGGGAAAGCTCTATCTTTGGTACTTCGGCTTCTATTTTAGGAGAATCAAAAGATAAATTTGTATCTGTTACATTCACTTCAGCATTTAAATTTAACAATAAAAAACAAAATAAAAATATTTTTTTTAGCATTTATGTATTTCCTTAATATTTATATTCAAAACTTACTATAAAGGTGCGACCGCGAGCAGAGTTATTGAAAAGATAGATAGGATCACCTGCTCCATTATATTGGATCTGATTATCTAGTGAATTGTAAGCATTTAAAGCGTCCATATAGTTTTTATCAAATAAATTTTGCACCTCTGCTCTCATTGTGAGATTTTTAAGCCATTCTATATTCCAGTACAAATCTACTATAATAGGAATTTTTGGCAATTCCTGTGTACTTGGATCTGGATACCAAGAATTGTTTGGATCCTCAGTCCAATCATCTGTATTTGGATTAACTCTTTTTGCTTTACCTGTGTATTTTGCTATACCACCAAAGCTAATCTTGTCATTTAACCTAAAGCCAAGCTCTACATTTGCATAATCCTTGGGAAGCTCCATAATTTTACTCGCAGAAAAAGAGCCAAAAAGAGGTCCTGAAGTTTGAGAAATAGTAGAACTCGTATCCTGTCTTGAATACATAGCTTTAGCATAAGCAAAACCCAAATCATAGCTTAATTCTAATTCTATACCTTTAAATATAGTATCATCAACCGAATTTAAATGCATATAAAATTGTGAGCTTGGGGCGATACCATTCGGATCCTCAAGATAAAATTGCTCATTATAAATATAATCTTTTATTTTTGTATGATAATACACCGCTTTAAAACCAAAGCGATCATCGTCTTTTAAAAGTCCATGTTTAAAAGAATTAAAGCCTATTTGCCAAGTATTAGCTTGTTCTGGCTTCAAAAAAGGATTAACACCATTGCCTTCGTTATTTGAGAAAAACATTTCTTGCACATTAGGGGCTCTATTTGTTCTCGCAAAACTTACAAAAGGTGTAAAAAGTTCGTGCAAAGCAGCTGAAAGCATTACAGAGGCATTCAAGCGAAGTCCATTTTTATCTATATCTGTAGCTGTTTTTGGAAAACACATAAAATTCACCTCATCACAAGCTGGTCTATGTCCCTTGATATTCCAATCCAAAAAATTCACATTAGTATCAAGAGTGAAAATACCATAATTTAGACTATTATCAAGATAATAAGTAAAAAGATTTTGCTTTCCATGAGGCTGAAAAGGTATAGAATTTACCCCTTCAATTGATGTATTCATAGTATTTTTATAATCATTAAGCAAAACATTTGCCCCAAAGCGTGTATTTAGATTAAATCCACCCCATTCACTCTCCAAAGTATCGCTTATGTCAAAAGTAGTTGCTTTATTTTTTGCTTTTGTGTTAGCTATGGCGTCATTTGCCCCGAAAGTAGAATTTGATCCGTACTTTTGTACACCTTGATTGTGGGCAATAAGTGCATTTATATTAAGCCACCAAATAGGATTATGTCGAAAGTCAAATTGATAATTATCATTTTGTATTTTTCTACCAGCAAGTTCGTTTTGATACCCGCGATAAGAAAATATAGTGCTTGTAAAAGAATTCGGAGTATATTCGAGTTTAAAAAGTTGAGATTTTGGCTCTTGGGTTAAAAAATCTGGATCAAATGGAGCAGTATTAGTATCAGCTATACCATCTCCATTAGTATCGACCATACTACTACCTATCTTGCCACCCCCACCTACAGTGTAATTTTGAGTAATTCTCTTTGCACTATAGCCAAAAAGTGCGCCCACATATCCATTATTTTCAAGTTCAGTTTTTCCGGCTACCGCACTCATATAACTTGGTCCAATTCCATTACTTCCGTAAGAAAATCGTCCTAAGAATCCAAAGATATCGCCATCACGTACAATATCGTTTACTCCTATTGTTTTAAAATTTGCTGATCCCATTAGAGCATTTGCTCCATTTACTCCTTCAAAAGTTCCCCTTGTGACATCAACTCCGATTAAGAAATTTGTATCAATAACAGCTCCAAAAGCTGAAGTTCCTGTTTGCGAATGAAATCCGGCTGGATCATCTGATGCGCTACCATAAAAAGTTTGAGTGACGCCATCGATCATGGTATTCACACGCCCAAAACCACTCATGCCACGAATATTTACTTGAACCGTACCTTGAGCTTGATCTGTGTTTGTATAGGTTCCAGGTATACTACGCACTATAGAATCTATACTTTGTGTATCTGAGCCTATACCCTCTCTTGTGCTTGTTGCTCCAGGAGTTACAAAAGGTTTTTCATCGTTTTTGATTCTTGAGCCTGAAATTTCAAGGCTATCAAATTCTAATTCTTCAGAAAAAGCAAAATTAGCAAAACATAAACCCATAACACAAATTAAACTTAATTTTTTCATTCTCCTCCCTTATAAATAAAAATATAATCACTATCTTTTAAATCTACCTTCCCATAATTTAAATTCACCACGACTATTTTTTTATCACTCTTAAAGTCTTGTATATGCAAAGGAACTCCTATCTTCTTGCTAGTATGATAATTTCCAGCTAGCAATAAAACTTTATTTGTATGATGCACTAATACATCTGCCATACGCCTGTCTTTGAATTGCTGAATTTCTACTAATTTATCTAGCAATTCTTTATTTTCTTGAGGATTTAGCTTATGACTTAAGGATATAATGTCAAAAATTTGTTTTTTTACTTCATTTGTGGTTGAAACATAACCTTTTAAAGGCTGAACTCCATTATAAATACTTGTAATTTCCGAGCGTGAAAGATTTGCACCTAATATTTTTGCTCTTGAATAAAAAACTGCATTAACAAATTGATCGTAATCTTTCCATTTCCAGCCCTTATCCCAATTTAGTGCATTGGTAAGTTCATTAACCTTAATGTTTTTCTTGTTTTTGAAAGCTTTATCTAAGTGATTTTGCTCTGTGCTTGCTAGCATTTCTAAAGCTACATCAAAACTTATATTTTGAGAACTTAAATTTCCTTCCAAGGCATTAAAAATCATAACTTGGCTTATCTTGTGCTTTGCTTCATCGTGTTTTTCGCCAAGCAGTATCACATCTGCTTTTAATAATTCTACAATCATATCTTCAAAAGAAATTTTTTCTTGAGTGTGAGTATTAAGTATGTAAAAATCTTTGTTTTCTTGAAGTGGAGATGGTTTTTGCAAAACAGCACAAGCGCTTAACATAAAGCTTATAAATAATGTGCTTAACATGGTATAAAATTTCATTATTATTTCTACTTTCTTTGTGGTTTATTTTTGATATTGAATATTAATATTTTATATATAAAAATACTCTTAAATATTTATATTAAATTTAATTATTTATAATTAATATCAAAATTAATTATAATAAAATGAAAATACTTATCATTAGAAAAATCATTAAATTACTTTATATTTACTTTTTAATATTAATATCCCTTATCAAAAATTAGTCTAATTTTAATCACAAAAAAAAGGGGGAGAAATAATGAAAAAATTAGTTTTATTTTTATTTTGCTTAGGTTTTGCATTTGCGTGCTCTGAACATTCTAATGCTGATTTTAAAGATCATGATAAAACTAAATATAATTCTCAATATAAGGACAAATAAATGAAAAAAATCTTTTCTTTATGTTTATTAGGTTTTTCTTTACTAGGTGCTGCAGAACTTAACATTTACTCGGCAAGACATTATGATGCTGATTTTCAGATTATAAAAAAATTTGAAGAGAAAACAGGCATTAAAGTTAATCATACTCAAGCTAAAGCTTCAGAACTCATCAAAAGACTTTCGCTTGAAGGAAGCAATTCGCCTGCTGATATTTTCATCACAGCAGATATTTCCAATCTTACAGAAGCAAAAAATTCTGGACTTTTAAGCCCTGTTAAATCAAAATATTTAGAAGATACCATACCTGCTCATTTAAGAGATAAAGATGGGGAATGGTTTGCGATTACAAAAAGAGCAAGAATTATTGCTTACAATAAAAATGCAAACACTGACATTAGCAAAATGAAAAACTATGAAGATTTGGCTAAGCCTGAATTTAAAGGGCAAATCGTTATGAGAAGTGCTACAGCTCCTTATAGCAAAACTCTTTTAGCTTCTATTATAGCTAATGATGGAGATGAAAATGCTAAAGTATGGGCTAAGGGTGTGCTTGACAATCTTGCAACCAAACCAAAGGGTGGAGATAGGGATCAAGCTAGACAAGTTTTTGCAGGTGAGGCTAAATTTGCTGTTATGAATACTTATTATATAGGACTTTTAAAAAATTCTAAAAATCCAAAAGATGTAGAAGTTGGAAATTCTTTAGGTATTATTTTTCCAAATCAAGACAATAGAGGAACTCATATAAATATCAGCGGTATTGCTATGACAAAATCAAGCAAAAATCAAGAAGCAGCTAAGAAGTTTATGGAATTTATGCTAACTCCAGAAATCCAAAAAATTCTCACTGATAGCAATTATGAATTTCCTATAAGAAATGATGTAGAATTAAGCCAAACAGTAAAAGATTTTGGAACTTTTAAAGAAGATCAAATACCTGTGAGTCAAATAGCAGAAAAGGTTAAAGAAGCGGTTAAAATTTATGATCAAGTCGGTTTTAGATAATGCTTAAAACCCTAAAGTATTACAAAATAGGGGCAATTTTACTTGCCCTTTTTCTTACCCTACCTATTTTTGGTATCTTTGCTGAGCTTTTTTATATTCTTTTTCAAAATTTCAATACAAGCGATTTGGCTGAAATTTCATCTATTAAAGAAAATTTGAGTCATTTTTTTGATTATTTGTTTTTAAAATTCATCAAAGATACTTTGATAGTTAGCATAGGAGTGCTATTGCTAAGCTTGATTTTAGGTGTAAGTAGCGCTTATTTGATGGCAAATTATAATTTTTACTTTTGCAGGATTTTAGAAAAATTACTTATTTTACCCTTGGCAATACCTGCTTATATTTTAGCTTTTGTATATGTTGGGATTATGGATTTTCAAGGCTTTTTTCATGAAATTTTTGGTTTTAGGATAGATTTTTTCAACCATTATGGGGTTATTTTTGTCTTAGGAATTTCTTTATATCCTTATATTTACTTATTTGCTAAAACCGCTTTTAAAAGTGAAGCCATAGAAGCTTATGAAGTGGCTAAAATCATGGGGTATTCTGAATTTAGAATTTTTTCACGCGTCATGCTTTTAAGCGCAAGACCTGCTATTTTTTCTGGAGCTTTGCTTGTGTTGATGGAAACTTTAAGCGATTATGGAGCTTCGGCTTATTTGGGAGTAGATACCTTTTCGGCAGGGATTTTTAAACTATGGTATGATTTAAATGATTCTTATTCATCGAGTATTTTATCAGGAATTTTGATGATTTTTGTTTTTTTAATCATGTATATAGATTATTATTATAAAAACAAGCATCATTATAGTTTTAATCAAAATTTAACTCTTTTTATCAAAAAAAGGAAATTAAGTCATGTAAAGCAAATTTTAGCCTGTTTTTATTGTTTTATCATCGCTTTATTAGGATTTATCTTGCCTTTTATATGGCTTGTTTATTGGGGGTTAAAAGATTTTAAACTTTTTGAAGCAGAATTTTATATCATTAGTTTTCAAACCATTATATTGGCTTTCATCACAGCTTTGATTACGACTTTACTGGCTTATTTTTTAATGTTTAGCTCAAGAATTATAAAAAATAACTTTTTCAGCCTATGTATTCTTAAGCTAAGTTCTTTGGGTTATTCTATACCCGCAGCTGCCTTAGGAATTAGCATGATTGTCCTTTTTGTATTTTTAGATAAAATTTTTCATCTTAATTTATTAGGCACTTCATTGATCATTTTAGTTTTTGCTTATATTATTCGTTTTCTAGCGAGTGCGATTTATTCTTTGGAAGGGGGTTATAATAAAATTCATCTAAATACAGATGAAGCGAGTTTAAATTTAAGGCCTAGCTATTTGATCTTATTTTTTAAAATTCATACTCCCTTAATGAAACATTTTTTATTTTTGGCTTTTATCATTGTTTTTATCGATACTATAAAAGAACTTCCTTTGAGTAGAATTTTAGCTCCTTTTGGTTTTGAAACTCTAAGCGTAAAAGCTTTTTGGTTTGCAAGTGATGAGAGAATTTATGATGCTGCTTTACCTTCGCTGCTCATTGTTTTACTTTCTTTAATAGTCGTTATTTGGATGGATAAAATCACAAGGAAAGATGATGTTAGAAATTAAAAACCTATCAAAAAATTTTGGCAAAATACAAGCTTTAAAAAATATCAATCTTCATGTTAAAGAAGGAGAATTTTTAAGCATTTTAGGAGGGAGTGGAAGTGGTAAAAGTACACTTTTAAGAATCATTGCCCAACTAGAACAAGCAAGCTCTTGTGAATTTTTAAAATGCAAGGGTGAAGTGGCGATGATGTTTCAAAACTATGCTTTATTTCCTCATTTAAATGTTGAAAAAAATATACTTTTTGCACTCTATGATAAAAAAGATAAAAAACAAATTTTAGAGGATTTGTTAAAAACCTTTGAAATTGAGAATTTAAGATATAAAAAAATTGATGAAATTTCAGGCGGACAAGCTCAAAGAGTAGCCTTTGCTAGAGCAGTAGCAAGAGGCTGTAAGCTTTTACTTTTGGATGAGCCTTTTTCTAATTTGGATCAGAATTTAAAACAAGACTTAAGAAGAGAGCTAAAAAAACTCATACAAAAACAAAAAATTACAGCCATTATGGTAACTCACGATATCGAGGATGCTTATTGCATGTCTGATAAAATCGCCTTTCTTGATAAAGGAGAAATTCTAGCTCATGCAGATCCTAAAGAACTTTATTTTAAGCCTAATCATAAAAGTGCTAGAATTTTACCTGATTTAAATATCATAGAAGAAGAACTTGATTTAGAAGATGAATTTTTTCAGTGGATCGCTTCAAAAAATTATACTTTTGGCTATGCAGAACTTAAAATAGGAAATCGTTTTGAAGCTACAATCTTACAAAAAGAATTTTTAGGAGCTTTTTATAGACTCAAAGTAAGATATAAAAATATAGAGTTTTTTATGTTGCTCAGCTCAAATTACCCACTAAAAGAAAAAATAAATTTTGATATTATCAATTTTTAGCTAAAATTCCTGAAATTTCTTTAAGGACACAATCAATGAAAAATCTTTTAATCATAGGCGCAGGCGGAGTAAGTCGCGTAGCTACCGTAAAATGCGCAATGAATTCAGATACCTTTAGTAAAATCACTCTAGCAAGTAGAACCAAAAGTAAATGCGATGAAATTGCTAGCTTTATCAAAGAGCGTCTAGGAGTAGAAATTCAAACCGCGCAAATCGATGCAGATGATAGCGATGCGGTTGTAGAGCTTATTAAAAAAACAGGGGCGCAAATTTTACTTAATGTAGCTTTGCCTTATCAGGATTTAAGCTTGATGGATGCTTGTATAAAAGCAGGAATTGATTATGTTGATACAGCAAACTATGAGCATCCAGATCTAGCTAAATTTGAGTATAAAGAACAATGGGCAAGAAATGATAAATTTAAAGAAGCAGGAATTTTAGGACTTTTAGGAAGTGGGTTTGATCCTGGTGTTACAAATGTTTTTTGTGCTTATGCGCAGCAAAATTTATTTGATGAAATTTCTTATATAGATATTTTAGATTGTAACGCGGGCGATCATGGCTATGCTTTTGCAACTAATTTTAATCCTGAAATCAATCTTAGAGAAGTTTCTGCTAAGGGACGCTACTGGGAAAAAGGCGAGTGGATAGAAACCGAACCTATGGAAATAAAAATGGAATGGGATTATCCTGAAGTAGGCGTAAAAGATAGTTATTTGCTTTATCACGAAGAGCTTGAAAGCTTAGTAAAAAATATCAAAGGTTTGAAAAG
The window above is part of the Campylobacter coli genome. Proteins encoded here:
- a CDS encoding energy transducer TonB, whose protein sequence is MKSSVIFGFVSSLVLHALVLMFFLFSFYTQEKSSGVDFKQGVEFTSIMMVSELPIGELKEVSIDQKKSNSQDKNKKQDEKMSLNSQDKNAVLKAQKKIEKQDENQAQKEIANASENSKFKNETLSAPLQSNEDKTQTIVSGNAKEQIKSYQALLMAHLAKFKKYPQEAIMQKQEGVVRIRVSIDESGNVLSKELKKSCPYAVLNDEVLSLFKRASPLPKPPKEMLKDGEKISFVMPIDYNIKDYLGKK
- a CDS encoding biopolymer transporter ExbD; translation: MIKTEIAHKEEELSEINITPFIDIMLVLLIVFMAVTPLITSSIKIELPKSSQQAEDKLKNPIILYLNTDNTLAINDDKLSLENLSSALDIKTKGNKEEIIYFHIDKSVKYEDIMQVMQKLKENGYGKIALSSKKVD
- a CDS encoding MotA/TolQ/ExbB proton channel family protein; its protein translation is MLKKIFLFCFLLLNLNAEVNVTDTNLSFDSPKIEAEVPKIELSLSSLYQNADEVVKGVIYILVLFSVLAWAVFISKLMQFYFMKKNLDFSIHKIKELKNLNELDQTKGFAGVLSLEIQDELEKSEYKNDHIKERIELRLQNTISKQITASKNGLSLLASIGASAPFIGLFGTVWGIMNAFIGIANLGNASLAVVAPGIAEALFATAFGLVAAIPAVLFYNYLTRKNLKLMHHLDELANFVYILFHRSYFNDKN
- a CDS encoding TonB-dependent receptor, giving the protein MKKLSLICVMGLCFANFAFSEELEFDSLEISGSRIKNDEKPFVTPGATSTREGIGSDTQSIDSIVRSIPGTYTNTDQAQGTVQVNIRGMSGFGRVNTMIDGVTQTFYGSASDDPAGFHSQTGTSAFGAVIDTNFLIGVDVTRGTFEGVNGANALMGSANFKTIGVNDIVRDGDIFGFLGRFSYGSNGIGPSYMSAVAGKTELENNGYVGALFGYSAKRITQNYTVGGGGKIGSSMVDTNGDGIADTNTAPFDPDFLTQEPKSQLFKLEYTPNSFTSTIFSYRGYQNELAGRKIQNDNYQFDFRHNPIWWLNINALIAHNQGVQKYGSNSTFGANDAIANTKAKNKATTFDISDTLESEWGGFNLNTRFGANVLLNDYKNTMNTSIEGVNSIPFQPHGKQNLFTYYLDNSLNYGIFTLDTNVNFLDWNIKGHRPACDEVNFMCFPKTATDIDKNGLRLNASVMLSAALHELFTPFVSFARTNRAPNVQEMFFSNNEGNGVNPFLKPEQANTWQIGFNSFKHGLLKDDDRFGFKAVYYHTKIKDYIYNEQFYLEDPNGIAPSSQFYMHLNSVDDTIFKGIELELSYDLGFAYAKAMYSRQDTSSTISQTSGPLFGSFSASKIMELPKDYANVELGFRLNDKISFGGIAKYTGKAKRVNPNTDDWTEDPNNSWYPDPSTQELPKIPIIVDLYWNIEWLKNLTMRAEVQNLFDKNYMDALNAYNSLDNQIQYNGAGDPIYLFNNSARGRTFIVSFEYKY
- a CDS encoding ChaN family lipoprotein; translation: MKFYTMLSTLFISFMLSACAVLQKPSPLQENKDFYILNTHTQEKISFEDMIVELLKADVILLGEKHDEAKHKISQVMIFNALEGNLSSQNISFDVALEMLASTEQNHLDKAFKNKKNIKVNELTNALNWDKGWKWKDYDQFVNAVFYSRAKILGANLSRSEITSIYNGVQPLKGYVSTTNEVKKQIFDIISLSHKLNPQENKELLDKLVEIQQFKDRRMADVLVHHTNKVLLLAGNYHTSKKIGVPLHIQDFKSDKKIVVVNLNYGKVDLKDSDYIFIYKGGE
- a CDS encoding Fe(3+) ABC transporter substrate-binding protein, whose amino-acid sequence is MKKIFSLCLLGFSLLGAAELNIYSARHYDADFQIIKKFEEKTGIKVNHTQAKASELIKRLSLEGSNSPADIFITADISNLTEAKNSGLLSPVKSKYLEDTIPAHLRDKDGEWFAITKRARIIAYNKNANTDISKMKNYEDLAKPEFKGQIVMRSATAPYSKTLLASIIANDGDENAKVWAKGVLDNLATKPKGGDRDQARQVFAGEAKFAVMNTYYIGLLKNSKNPKDVEVGNSLGIIFPNQDNRGTHINISGIAMTKSSKNQEAAKKFMEFMLTPEIQKILTDSNYEFPIRNDVELSQTVKDFGTFKEDQIPVSQIAEKVKEAVKIYDQVGFR
- a CDS encoding iron ABC transporter permease, giving the protein MLKTLKYYKIGAILLALFLTLPIFGIFAELFYILFQNFNTSDLAEISSIKENLSHFFDYLFLKFIKDTLIVSIGVLLLSLILGVSSAYLMANYNFYFCRILEKLLILPLAIPAYILAFVYVGIMDFQGFFHEIFGFRIDFFNHYGVIFVLGISLYPYIYLFAKTAFKSEAIEAYEVAKIMGYSEFRIFSRVMLLSARPAIFSGALLVLMETLSDYGASAYLGVDTFSAGIFKLWYDLNDSYSSSILSGILMIFVFLIMYIDYYYKNKHHYSFNQNLTLFIKKRKLSHVKQILACFYCFIIALLGFILPFIWLVYWGLKDFKLFEAEFYIISFQTIILAFITALITTLLAYFLMFSSRIIKNNFFSLCILKLSSLGYSIPAAALGISMIVLFVFLDKIFHLNLLGTSLIILVFAYIIRFLASAIYSLEGGYNKIHLNTDEASLNLRPSYLILFFKIHTPLMKHFLFLAFIIVFIDTIKELPLSRILAPFGFETLSVKAFWFASDERIYDAALPSLLIVLLSLIVVIWMDKITRKDDVRN
- a CDS encoding ABC transporter ATP-binding protein, translating into MMLEIKNLSKNFGKIQALKNINLHVKEGEFLSILGGSGSGKSTLLRIIAQLEQASSCEFLKCKGEVAMMFQNYALFPHLNVEKNILFALYDKKDKKQILEDLLKTFEIENLRYKKIDEISGGQAQRVAFARAVARGCKLLLLDEPFSNLDQNLKQDLRRELKKLIQKQKITAIMVTHDIEDAYCMSDKIAFLDKGEILAHADPKELYFKPNHKSARILPDLNIIEEELDLEDEFFQWIASKNYTFGYAELKIGNRFEATILQKEFLGAFYRLKVRYKNIEFFMLLSSNYPLKEKINFDIINF
- a CDS encoding saccharopine dehydrogenase family protein — encoded protein: MKNLLIIGAGGVSRVATVKCAMNSDTFSKITLASRTKSKCDEIASFIKERLGVEIQTAQIDADDSDAVVELIKKTGAQILLNVALPYQDLSLMDACIKAGIDYVDTANYEHPDLAKFEYKEQWARNDKFKEAGILGLLGSGFDPGVTNVFCAYAQQNLFDEISYIDILDCNAGDHGYAFATNFNPEINLREVSAKGRYWEKGEWIETEPMEIKMEWDYPEVGVKDSYLLYHEELESLVKNIKGLKRIRFFMTFGQSYLTHMKCLENVGMLGIKPVMHQGKEIIPIEFLKTLLPDPASLGPRTKGYTNIGCVIRGVKDGKDRQVYIYNVCNHEECYKETGAQAVSYTTGVPAMIGTKLIAKGIWQGKGVFNMEEFDAKPFMDELNSQGLPWKIIEMTPSLGE